In one window of Lepus europaeus isolate LE1 chromosome 14, mLepTim1.pri, whole genome shotgun sequence DNA:
- the LOC133773785 gene encoding TP53-regulated inhibitor of apoptosis 1-like yields MNSVGEACTDMKHEYDQCFNRWFAEKFLKGDGSGDPCTDLFKRYQQCVQKAIKEKEIPIEGLEFMGHSKEKPENSS; encoded by the coding sequence ATGAACAGCGTCGGGGAGGCGTGTACAGACATGAAGCACGAGTACGACCAGTGCTTCAATCGCTGGTTTGCTGAGAAGTTCCTCAAGGGGGACGGCTCCGGGGACCCGTGCACCGACCTCTTCAAGCGTTACCAGCAGTGCGTTCAGAAAGCAATAAAGGAGAAGGAGATTCCTATTGAAGGACTGGAGTTcatgggccatagcaaagaaaaGCCTGAAAACTCTTCTTGA